Proteins co-encoded in one Arachis hypogaea cultivar Tifrunner chromosome 11, arahy.Tifrunner.gnm2.J5K5, whole genome shotgun sequence genomic window:
- the LOC112719926 gene encoding exocyst complex component EXO70B1, translating to MADSGEEKLLAVARHIAKTLGNDNRTVAEDILKIFSNFDARFSKEKLSDPLGCAALEQTLDSLDERISRHVSSRNNNDNSQAIFSVNTAAFLASVDELTATVNRWRPLAADETVGACLSRADEMLRRAMVLAEDEFRSLMDESIRNTSFESDDGGEFEGDDESCGNGVQDHRIPAAERVSEEDVVIDVLPAGTVIDLREIATRMVAAGFGDSCARVYGGCRREFLEESFSRLGFRNLCASEIQEMPWQVLEDEIERWINASNVSLRILFPSERRLCDRVFSGGSAADIAFGEVCREPVTQLLRFADAVASHSRSPDQLFRILHVFDTMRELIPEFASLFSDSQCETEAIEVWKRLGEAIKEIFVELENLIRHDPAKAAVHGGGLHPITKYVVNYLVAASQSRRTLELVFQGDFLPLKDFITKVDDNKHQSDSHFCVQLCGIMDLLESNLEAKSKFYKDLALCSVFMMNNLRYIVQKAKTSELGPVLGDDWIRKHTAKIRRFHVSYQRSSWSKVVGFLKVTSEVTMAAGSSVVVEVKAMKEKLKMFNLHFEEICRVQSHWVVFDEQLREEIRIALEKILLPAYGSFIGRFHNVPELSKYVDKYVKYGVDDIGDRLNDLFQGENSVLEVSHRFKIWL from the coding sequence ATGGCTGACAGCGGGGAAGAGAAGTTACTTGCTGTGGCGCGCCACATAGCGAAGACGCTGGGGAACGACAATCGAACCGTTGCAGAAGACATTCTCAAAATATTCTCAAACTTCGATGCTCGATTCTCCAAGGAGAAGCTTTCTGATCCACTGGGCTGCGCCGCACTGGAACAGACCCTCGACTCACTCGATGAACGCATCTCGCGCCACGTGTCCTCACGCAACAACAACGACAACAGCCAGGCAATCTTTTCCGTCAACACCGCCGCGTTCCTCGCTTCGGTCGACGAGCTCACCGCCACCGTCAACAGATGGAGGCCTCTCGCCGCGGATGAGACCGTTGGCGCGTGCCTCTCACGTGCTGACGAGATGCTCCGTCGGGCTATGGTCCTAGCAGAAGACGAGTTCCGGTCACTCATGGATGAGTCAATTCGGAATACGTCGTTTGAATCGGATGACGGAGGCGAATTTGAAGGAGACGATGAGAGTTGCGGCAACGGCGTTCAGGATCATCGAATTCCAGCGGCGGAACGGGTTTCTGAGGAGGATGTGGTGATTGATGTGTTGCCAGCGGGTACGGTGATCGATCTCCGGGAGATAGCGACGCGCATGGTGGCGGCGGGGTTCGGCGACTCGTGCGCGCGCGTGTACGGTGGTTGCCGGAGGGAGTTCTTAGAAGAGAGCTTCTCGAGGTTAGGGTTTCGGAATCTTTGCGCTTCGGAGATTCAGGAGATGCCATGGCAGGTTCTTGAAGACGAGATCGAGCGTTGGATCAACGCCTCCAACGTCTCACTCAGGATCCTTTTCCCCAGCGAGCGCCGGCTGTGCGATCGCGTATTCTCCGGCGGTTCCGCCGCCGATATCGCGTTCGGTGAGGTCTGCCGCGAACCTGTGACACAACTGCTGAGGTTTGCCGACGCCGTCGCCAGTCACAGCCGCTCGCCGGATCAGTTGTTCCGAATCCTCCACGTGTTCGACACAATGCGTGAACTAATTCCTGAATTCGCATCGCTCTTCTCTGATTCACAATGTGAGACTGAAGCAATTGAAGTTTGGAAGCGATTGGGGGAAGCGATCAAGGAAATTTTTGTGGAATTGGAAAACCTGATTCGCCATGATCCGGCAAAGGCGGCAGTTCACGGCGGTGGGCTTCACCCTATCACTAAATATGTAGTGAATTACCTTGTGGCCGCGTCCCAGTCACGGCGAACCTTGGAACTAGTTTTCCAAGGCGATTTTCTTCCATTGAAGGATTTCATCACTAAGGTTGATGATAATAAGCATCAATCTGATTCTCATTTTTGTGTTCAATTGTGTGGGATAATGGACTTGTTAGAGAGCAATTTGGAAGCCAAGTCCAAATTCTACAAGGACCTTGCATTGTGCTCTGTTTTCATGATGAATAATTTGAGGTACATTGTTCAGAAGGCGAAAACCAGCGAATTGGGTCCCGTTTTAGGTGATGATTGGATCCGAAAGCACACTGCGAAAATTCGGAGATTTCATGTGAGCTACCAGAGGAGTTCATGGAGCAAGGTGGTGGGGTTCTTGAAGGTGACAAGTGAGGTGACAATGGCAGCAGGGTCTAGTGTCGTTGTTGAGGTAAAGGCTATGAAGGAGAAGCTGAAGATGTTCAACTTGCACTTTGAGGAGATTTGTAGGGTTCAATCTCATTGGGTTGTGTTTGATGAGCAGCTTAGGGAGGAAATCAGAATTGCACTGGAGAAGATCTTGTTGCCTGCCTATGGAAGCTTCATTGGAAGGTTCCATAATGTTCCGGAACTCAGCAAGTACGTTGACAAGTATGTAAAGTATGGGGTGGATGACATTGGAGATCGGCTTAACGATTTGTTTCAGGGAGAAAACAGCGTATTAGAAGTTTCACATCGCTTTAAGATATGGCTATGA
- the LOC112719927 gene encoding laccase-3 isoform X2, whose protein sequence is MKTFHFPSKICCSLFLLVLFALIASLASAAQTHYHNFVFPGPTVEARNGDSLVIKVVNAAKYNISIHWHGLRMVRNPWADGPSYVTQCPIKPGGSYTYRFTIVNQEGTLWWHAHTGFLRATVYGALIIHPKMGSPYPFPTPRREFPILLGEWFDRDPMLLLRQAQFTGAAPNVSVAYTINGQPGDLYRCSSQETARILVDAGETILLRIINSALNQELFFGIANHMMTVVGTDAAYTKPFPTRVLTIGPGQTINVLVTTNQPPGRYYMAARAYQTAQNAAFDNTTTTAILEYRSASRSNKNRPILPVLPAFNDTATATAFTTGLRGLSRIQVFTKVDVSLYFIVGLGLINCTNPNSPRCQGPNGTRFTASMNNVSFILPRTTSLMQAYYQRIPGVFTTDFPPVPPVQFNYTGSVPRGLWTPSQGTKLYKLKYGSRVQIVLQDTSIVTTEEHPMHIHGFHFFVVGSGFGNFNPATDPANFNLVDPPVRNTIGTPPGGWVAIRFLADNPGIWFVHCHIDSHLNWGLATAFLVENGVGPSQSVIPPPTDLPPC, encoded by the exons ATGAAGACTTTCCACTTCCCTAGTAAGATATGTTGCTCCTTGTTCTTACTTGTCCTTTTTGCTCTAATCGCCTCACTAGCTTCGGCAGCACAAACTCATTACCATAATTTTGTT TTTCCAGGGCCAACCGTGGAGGCCAGAAACGGAGATTCTCTTGTCATCAAAGTAGTAAATGCAGCAAAGTACAACATCTCTATCCACTG GCATGGATTAAGGATGGTGCGAAATCCATGGGCAGATGGACCTAGCTATGTGACTCAGTGTCCCATAAAGCCAGGGGGAAGTTACACATACCGGTTTACGATCGTAAACCAAGAAGGGACACTATGGTGGCATGCACACACTGGCTTCCTAAGAGCCACTGTCTATGGAGCTCTGATCATCCATCCCAAAATGGGCTCGCCTTATCCCTTCCCTACGCCTCGGCGAGAATTTCCCATCCTTCTTG GGGAATGGTTTGACAGGGATCCGATGCTTCTCTTAAGGCAGGCACAATTTACAGGAGCAGCACCAAATGTATCAGTAGCATATACCATTAACGGGCAACCTGGTGACCTCTACAGATGCTCGAGTCAAG AAACTGCACGCATTCTGGTAGATGCCGGGGAGACAATTCTCTTGAGGATCATCAACAGTGCACTCAATCAAGAACTCTTCTTTGGGATTGCCAACCACATGATGACAGTTGTTGGTACAGATGCTGCTTACACCAAGCCTTTCCCCACAAGAGTCCTAACAATAGGACCTGGTCAGACGATCAATGTCCTAGTCACTACCAACCAACCACCAGGTCGATATTACATGGCAGCACGTGCCTATCAAACAGCCCAAAATGCTGCCTTTGACAACACCACTACCACAGCAATACTTGAATACAGATCTGCTAGCCGCAGTAACAAGAACAGACCAATATTGCCGGTTCTTCCAGCCTTCAATGATACAGCCACTGCCACCGCATTCACTACTGGGCTCAGGGGTCTTTCTAGGATTCAAGTCTTTACAAAGGTTGATGTGAGTCTATACTTCATAGTGGGTTTGGGGTTGATCAACTGCACAAACCCTAATAGTCCTAGGTGTCAAGGACCTAATGGCACTCGCTTCACAGCAAGCATGAACAATGTTTCTTTTATACTCCCAAGGACCACCTCCCTAATGCAAGCTTACTATCAAAGAATACCTGGTGTCTTCACCACTGATTTCCCTCCGGTTCCACCTGTACAATTTAATTATACTGGCAGTGTGCCGCGGGGACTATGGACACCTTCCCAAGGAACAAAGCTCTACAAGTTGAAGTATGGTTCTAGGGTGCAAATTGTTTTGCAGGACACAAGTATAGTAACTACCGAAGAACACCCCATGCACATTCATGGATTCCACTTCTTTGTAGTTGGTTCAGGTTTTGGCAACTTCAATCCAGCAACGGATCCAGCCAATTTTAACCTTGTTGATCCACCAGTGAGAAACACCATTGGAACACCTCCTGGAGGATGGGTAGCCATTCGATTTCTGGCTGATAATCCAG GAATTTGGTTTGTCCACTGTCACATAGATTCACATCTAAATTGGGGTTTGGCAACAGCATTTCTAGTGGAGAATGGAGTTGGACCATCACAGTCAGTAATACCTCCACCGACAGATCTGCCCCCATGTTAA
- the LOC112719927 gene encoding laccase-3 isoform X1, translating into MKTFHFPSKICCSLFLLVLFALIASLASAAQTHYHNFVIQPKPVKRLCKVQNILTVNGQFPGPTVEARNGDSLVIKVVNAAKYNISIHWHGLRMVRNPWADGPSYVTQCPIKPGGSYTYRFTIVNQEGTLWWHAHTGFLRATVYGALIIHPKMGSPYPFPTPRREFPILLGEWFDRDPMLLLRQAQFTGAAPNVSVAYTINGQPGDLYRCSSQETARILVDAGETILLRIINSALNQELFFGIANHMMTVVGTDAAYTKPFPTRVLTIGPGQTINVLVTTNQPPGRYYMAARAYQTAQNAAFDNTTTTAILEYRSASRSNKNRPILPVLPAFNDTATATAFTTGLRGLSRIQVFTKVDVSLYFIVGLGLINCTNPNSPRCQGPNGTRFTASMNNVSFILPRTTSLMQAYYQRIPGVFTTDFPPVPPVQFNYTGSVPRGLWTPSQGTKLYKLKYGSRVQIVLQDTSIVTTEEHPMHIHGFHFFVVGSGFGNFNPATDPANFNLVDPPVRNTIGTPPGGWVAIRFLADNPGIWFVHCHIDSHLNWGLATAFLVENGVGPSQSVIPPPTDLPPC; encoded by the exons ATGAAGACTTTCCACTTCCCTAGTAAGATATGTTGCTCCTTGTTCTTACTTGTCCTTTTTGCTCTAATCGCCTCACTAGCTTCGGCAGCACAAACTCATTACCATAATTTTGTT ATTCAACCTAAGCCAGTGAAGAGGCTGTGCAAAGTTCAAAACATACTCACTGTCAATGGTCAGTTTCCAGGGCCAACCGTGGAGGCCAGAAACGGAGATTCTCTTGTCATCAAAGTAGTAAATGCAGCAAAGTACAACATCTCTATCCACTG GCATGGATTAAGGATGGTGCGAAATCCATGGGCAGATGGACCTAGCTATGTGACTCAGTGTCCCATAAAGCCAGGGGGAAGTTACACATACCGGTTTACGATCGTAAACCAAGAAGGGACACTATGGTGGCATGCACACACTGGCTTCCTAAGAGCCACTGTCTATGGAGCTCTGATCATCCATCCCAAAATGGGCTCGCCTTATCCCTTCCCTACGCCTCGGCGAGAATTTCCCATCCTTCTTG GGGAATGGTTTGACAGGGATCCGATGCTTCTCTTAAGGCAGGCACAATTTACAGGAGCAGCACCAAATGTATCAGTAGCATATACCATTAACGGGCAACCTGGTGACCTCTACAGATGCTCGAGTCAAG AAACTGCACGCATTCTGGTAGATGCCGGGGAGACAATTCTCTTGAGGATCATCAACAGTGCACTCAATCAAGAACTCTTCTTTGGGATTGCCAACCACATGATGACAGTTGTTGGTACAGATGCTGCTTACACCAAGCCTTTCCCCACAAGAGTCCTAACAATAGGACCTGGTCAGACGATCAATGTCCTAGTCACTACCAACCAACCACCAGGTCGATATTACATGGCAGCACGTGCCTATCAAACAGCCCAAAATGCTGCCTTTGACAACACCACTACCACAGCAATACTTGAATACAGATCTGCTAGCCGCAGTAACAAGAACAGACCAATATTGCCGGTTCTTCCAGCCTTCAATGATACAGCCACTGCCACCGCATTCACTACTGGGCTCAGGGGTCTTTCTAGGATTCAAGTCTTTACAAAGGTTGATGTGAGTCTATACTTCATAGTGGGTTTGGGGTTGATCAACTGCACAAACCCTAATAGTCCTAGGTGTCAAGGACCTAATGGCACTCGCTTCACAGCAAGCATGAACAATGTTTCTTTTATACTCCCAAGGACCACCTCCCTAATGCAAGCTTACTATCAAAGAATACCTGGTGTCTTCACCACTGATTTCCCTCCGGTTCCACCTGTACAATTTAATTATACTGGCAGTGTGCCGCGGGGACTATGGACACCTTCCCAAGGAACAAAGCTCTACAAGTTGAAGTATGGTTCTAGGGTGCAAATTGTTTTGCAGGACACAAGTATAGTAACTACCGAAGAACACCCCATGCACATTCATGGATTCCACTTCTTTGTAGTTGGTTCAGGTTTTGGCAACTTCAATCCAGCAACGGATCCAGCCAATTTTAACCTTGTTGATCCACCAGTGAGAAACACCATTGGAACACCTCCTGGAGGATGGGTAGCCATTCGATTTCTGGCTGATAATCCAG GAATTTGGTTTGTCCACTGTCACATAGATTCACATCTAAATTGGGGTTTGGCAACAGCATTTCTAGTGGAGAATGGAGTTGGACCATCACAGTCAGTAATACCTCCACCGACAGATCTGCCCCCATGTTAA
- the LOC112719928 gene encoding SWR1 complex subunit 6: MEDDGVRRMSSRTRKVASKMVAALASTDNRTQAAIARLDALENDNAGFEVADANNDDDEASLDDEEGYMQKKQSKGTKRKTRQAKALEARKAPRTFLELIHEANLESLPPHVPSYLRAAVGPPSSTSRRHFCTVCGFSASYTCVRCGMRFCSYRCQNVHNDTRCLKFVA; this comes from the exons atggaggatgatggagttcGGCGCATGTCCAGCAGAACACGAAAGGTTGCTTCGAAAATGGTTGCGGCTCTTGCCAGCACTGATAACCGAACCCAG GCAGCTATTGCACGACTTGATGCTTTGGAGAATGACAATGCAGGATTTGAGGTGGCAGAtgctaataatgatgatgatgaggcctCTCTAGACGATGAAGAAG GGTATATGCAAAAAAAGCAATCTAAGGGCACCAAAAGGAAAACTCGGCAAGCAAAAGCACTTGAGGCTAGGAAGGCTCCAAGAACATTCCTTGAGCTTATACACGAG GCAAACTTAGAATCATTGCCTCCACATGTTCCTTCTTATTTGAGAGCAGCAGTTGGACCTCCAAGTTCAACCTCCCGTCGCCACTTCTGTACTGTTTGTGGTTTCTCAGCTAGTTACACATGCGTGAGATGTGGTATGCGCTTCTGTTCTTATAGATGTCAAAATGTGCACAATGATACTCGTTGTTTGAAGTTTGTAGCTTGA